From Canis lupus familiaris isolate Mischka breed German Shepherd chromosome 16, alternate assembly UU_Cfam_GSD_1.0, whole genome shotgun sequence:
ttctgttacaatcctctgtatttctgtggtgttggtttgttatttctatttctgattttgtttatttgagttctctctttatctctctctctttttttttttttttgatgagtaaGGCTAAAGGTTTACTAATTATGTTGATCTTTTCTAAGAACCAGCTCCGATTTCATTGAcctgttttattattctttttagtttctgtttcacttatttctgctctcatttttattatttccttccttctagtagttttgggttttgttcattcttctctctacctcctttaggtgtaaggttaagttgtttgagatttttcttgtttcttgaggtaagccTATATTGCTAAAAACTTCCCTCTTAgtacagcttttgctgcatctcaaagattttagactgttgtgttttcattttaatttgtctctgtgtatttttgtgtttCCTCTGACTTCTTGTTGACTtgttcattgtttagtagcatattatttaacccccatgtatttgtgttctttccagatgttTCCTTGTGGTTGGTCTGTCGTTTCATAgttttgtggtcagaaaagatgcatggtatgaccttgatctttttgaatttgttaagacttgttttgtgatttattctggagaatattctatgtgtacttgaaaagaatgtgcattctgctgctttaggatggaatgttttgaataaatctgttaaatccatctggcccaATGTCATTCacagccactgtttccttgttgctTTTTGTTTGGATGATGTAAGTgaagtgttaaagtcccctattagtattgtattactatttattacttcctttatgttattacctgctttatgtatttggatattcctatgttgggtgcataaatatttacaactgttatatcTTATTGTTGGATTATTCTGCTTATGATTATGGAGTGTTCTTCTTTGACTCTTATTCCAGTATTTCTTTCAAGGTTTATTTTTGTCTGATATAACTGTTGATACTCCAGCTCTCCTTTTACTTCCACTTGCATGCTAAattcttttccatctcttcactttcaatatgcatgtgtctttaggtctgaaataagTCTTTTGTAAGTAGCACATAGAAGggtctttcttgttttttatcaATTGCATCTCCCTATTTCTTTTGATTGgggtgtttagtccatttacattcaaagtaattattgatagccatgtatttattaccattttgttacttgttttatggttgtttttgtagtcctactctgttcttttcttgtgtcttctttcatcgtttgcttgctttctttaatGGTatacttagattcctttctctctattttttgcatatctattacagTTTTTGACTTGTGGTTACCTTAGATTTATATGTAATGTATTATGCACATcacagtctatattaagttaatggccacttaagtttgaacccattctagAAGCACTACAATTTCTGGGTTACTCAGTTGGtcatgactcaggtcatgatctcaaggtcaagatgaagcctgcatcaggctctctgcttaggtgtttctcagtctccctctgtgctctctgagggagctctgtctctctcaaatggatggatagaatctttttaatccatttatataagagagagagagagagagagtacaagcaaggtgatgagcagggaacctgacacaggactggattccaggaccctggaatcatgccttgagccaaaggcagacgctcaatgaactgagccacccaggtgcccctaaatggaTAGAATCTTAAATAAAACCCACTAAAATTTCACTCCTCACTACCCCCttcatattttaggtatatggtatcatactttacatcctttttttgtgattcccttgactgatttttatagatatacttaattttttttctttctatttttcttactcctgatggtcttttcttttccacttaagagtcccctttaacatttcttatagggctggtttagtggtcatgaattccctcagattttgtttctctgggaaacccttatctctccttctattctgaaagaTAGCCTTGCTGGTTAgattattcttggctgcagattttttccttttagcactttgaatatatcatgccacttccttctggcctgcaaagtgtCTGCTGAAAACTCAACTGATAGacttatgggttttcccttgtatataactgtttgattttctcttgctgcttttaaaccTCTCTGTTTATCactattttctgtcattttaattaGTGTGTGTCTCGGTGTGGACTTAATTAGGTTGATTTTTCTGGAGACtctttgtgcctcctggatctggatttttGTTCCcttatccagatccaggaagttttcagctattgtttcttcaaataaattttctaccccCTTTCTCGTTCTTTTCCTTCCAGGAATCCTATGCTTGATGGTGTTGTTGAGCTCCCTTAATATACTTTCAGGTTTTTtcattactcttttttctttctgttgttcagcttgattgctttccatttaCTCTGTCCTCCATATTGCTActttgttcttctgcttcctttagtctatttattccatctggtgtatttttaattttagttattgtgtttcttgtttctgattgcttctttttaatgtcttctgtctctttgttgagggtctAACTGAGGTCTTCCACCCTTTTCTTGAGTCCAGTGAGTATGTTCacgaccattcttttttttttttttttttagatttgtttgtttatttatttatttgagagagggtgaggggcagaagaaaggagtcttaagcagactccatgcttagtgtggagcccaacgacgggctcagtctcatgaccctgagatcacaacctgaacagaaaccaagagtcagatgcttaactgactatgccaccaaTGCACTcctatgaccattactttaaattctctatcaggcatattacttatatccattttgttgtgctctcttgctgtgattttgtcctatattttcatttgggacatactcCTCTGTCTCATCTTGtctaactctgtgtgtgtgtttatacgtATTAAtaaagtcagctatgtcttctGCTCTGGAAAgtagtggctttatgaagaagaggtcctgtagtgccccaTGGTGCAATGTCCCCTATTCACCAGAAACTGGTACTTCAGGTTGTCTCCTCTGTGTACTGTTGTGCATAAACCACCTTTGCCTTTAGTCCAGTTGTCTGCAATGGCTTTCTTTGCCTGTTTGGGTAGTTTGGTCCCTTTGTTGTTAGTGGGCCAgtctggggctgcctggggcttGAGTTGTGTTAAATCAGGTGTTTTCCAGAGCTTCAGTAGCACCAAAGTGCAGGTCACTCTCCCTGTTTTGTCCCCTGTTAAGCTTTTGTTGATTGCCAGGGCCTGCAGTTAGACCAAATGTTTGCTTCCAGCCCACTGTTGGGGCTATAGTTGAACTGGTATGTGGCCCCTCTACCCAAGGCAAGAATCATTTTGGGGTGTTGCTGACCCCTATCAGGGCTGCTTTCTCACTGCCATGCTTGTGATGCTGCTTTGGGTGGACTCCTGCCTAGGCTGGGCTTGGAGGGGGCAGATCCACAGAAGACTACAGGGGTGGGATCCACTATTAGCAAGGTAGTGGAGAGTATTGGCACTGTGCCGGTTTCCACAGGTATCCATGTGTCTAGGCTGAAGGAAAATGGTGCTTGgcagcttccccccaccccttggaGAACTTTCCCAAAGATTCCTGCCCTCTCGCCCCCCATGGTGTTGACAGTATTTATCAACAGGAATGAGGAGATCATGTCTGGGAATCGATTTTGACTGTCTTTtatcataaaagacaaaatataatattactcaaaaagcatttattgagacTGAGCCTGTGTTATCTATTGCTGAGTaatgaattataatatatatagtggCTTTTGAAAACATACACATTTATGATTTCATAGTTTCTGTAGTTAAAAGTTCTAGACACAGCACAGCTCTTCTCCAGGATGTTTCATAGGCTGCAATCAAGGTGTTAGCCAGGGTTAAGTTTTCATCTGAAGGCTCAATTATGGAAGAATCTGTTTCCAAGCATATGTGATTGTTGGCAAGATTCACCTCCTTGTGAATTGTTGGATTGAGGGCCTCAATTCCTTGCAGGTTGTTGGCCAGAGGCCATCCTCAGTTGCTTGCCATGTAGACCTTTCCAGAATGGCACCTTGTTTCATCAAAGCCAGCATTGGAAAGAGTCTATTAATAAGGTTCAAATCACTATCTTACATAACCTAAGTAGATAAGTAACATCTCATCACCTTTGTTATGTTCCACTGGTTAGGAGGAAGTCATTGCTCTTGCATGCTTTCAAGGGAAGGGAATTATGCAAAGGCATGAATGTCACAGGGTAAGGATCATTGGGATTTTGGAAGGTGCTTACAGAGAGGCACTCTCCTGTGACTCagtatttaagtttaaatttgatttaaCTTTGAGTTAAATTTGAGTTCCCGGCAAAGAATACCTGGAATCATTTTGAAATTCTGCTGGGGTGGTCCCTTAAAGTTTGAAATGTGGTGACCTAAAGAAAATGATGTGGATATGCTCAAACTGTCTGGTCAGAGTACTTAGGAAGGTTTCAAAAGATTTAGGGGGGAGAGGTGCCAGACTGGATATATTATACAAGGTCAGAGAATCAATTAGATGACTTTGCTACTTGAGTTATCCCAGAAGACATACGCTTTGGAGATACAGTAAGGATTAATTTACCATGcagttgagagtccatttctgggttccttgttctgttccactgatccatgtgtctgttttttgtgccagtaccatgctgacTTGATtgttacagctttgtaatacatcTTGATGTCCAgaattgtaatgcctccagctttggataattaaattgaatttaaataaaaaaattaaaaacagtaaagaaTGTGCTAGTGGAGGGGGTGGAACACTGTAATTGTCAAGTTCATTGATGACTGTCCTCTTTAGTTTGAGGTGGAATAGAAACTGCTGCTATAGATCTAGGTTCCCTTGTGTCAGTGGGGTTTATAAGATTCTGGACTAGCAGAGGCCTGGAATTAGCACTTCAGTATTGGAGACAAGGGTGTCATAATTAAAGTAACTGGCAGCAAGGTTAAAATTATAATGGGAACTTTGGCCAACAGGTATTATTTGGTGATGGCGAATAGATCATGGTGTTCTTAGGAGAAGAATGAAAGACAGTGGAGGATTGCTTAACTTAAAAGTTCAAGACTGAGTAAGTGGAAGGCTGATGTTGGCTAACATAATGGCAAATCATAGTCCTTCATCTAGTTTCCAGATCAGAGTTGGCTCTCAGAGCCTATTGATTCAAAGAGAGACTGGGTCCCCTTGAGGAAGTAAGCTGCAACATCACAGGATgtgtttgtaaaatatattacCTCAGtcagtttcactgcatctgtatctttggggtaaatccccagcagtgcaattgctgggtcatagggcagatctatttttaactctttgaggaacctccacacagttttccagagtggctgcaccagttcacattcccaccaacagtgcaggagggttcccctttctccacatcctctccaacatttgtggtttcctgccttgttaatgttccccattctcactggtgtgaggtgggatctcattgtggttttgatctgtatttccctgatggccagggatgcggagcattttctcatgtgcttgttggccatagaCATGGAATCTCATCTAGTATCTCTTTATTTTAAGggaatctttcttttaaatgaaacgGTTGCCATGATGGGTATGTGATCAAGGAATCTACCAGTTTGCCCTTAATGGCATCATCAGGAAACTACTGGCTGCCTACAGCATGCTGGATAAAACTCATAAATGAGCAGCAAAGGAGATAGCTTGGAGATCACACTGTTTAGGGTTATAGGGATGTCCTTCAAGATGAGGAATATATTTTAGAACATTGGCTATTCAGTGGTGCTTTGTTTTCCATAGCTAGAACATACTGGCCTATGAGCCCAGGGTCTCTTACTGTAGCTTCTAGTTGTGCAggtgctgggtcatatggtaggtgTAGAATTGATTTGGTTAAGTAATATCAGATGGTTTTCTCCAAAAGGCCATCAGCAGTGCTTAATTGCTCCCAGAGCCCCTCATTTTCCACTAACACCTGGCATTACCTAGCTTTCTGAGTTTTCCCCTGTAGTAGGGAAACACAGGTCATGGGTATAGGGAAAAGGCATCATATTTAGGAACCCAGAGAATTTCAGATTCCATGagtcttctttatttcttcatttctcactcTGCATACCAGTGGGCAATGAGAAACTCTCCTCAGTAACAGTTCTTTGAGAGAACAAAGTTCTAGAAATTCTGGGGGCTCTGAGGCTCCTTTGGGGTAGATTTGGAAGAGAAGACACAACTGAACACAGAGAAGTTTGTGAGAAGTTTATTTCACAGACCACAACAGATACTCCAGCCAAGTTTTCTTTGTGGAACCACCCTGGGGGGTAGTTAGACAAGAGCTTCCAACAAGATCAAGATACTGTTATGTTCTTcaccatataaaaatattttggtccATTGGGCACCACTGCTTTGAAAGGGCAGATATCTTCTTTATCAATAATGTGGGTCAATGCTATTATTGACATCGTTTctgaaagagaaaggacaaagatGTTCTCTGATAACAGTCTAACCccatttcttggcttttctccTAGCTTCAGGCACCTCCCCACTAGGGCGCAGTTTCCCcaaatcatttgcaaatgtatCTCCCTTATTAGCTTTTCTCACACAACCTCTCACCTTTCACGCCTGGGCATAGTCCCCATCtactctcccctcttccctcctttgtcTCTACCCTTCTGCCCCAACACTCTGCTCCACATCTGGAGTCACatctttctttatgttttcccCCACCCTAGCAGATCGTTCTTCCCTTGAATGACCCCTGTACTTACTATTGACTCTGAAGTCCCAGTAGAAAGTTCTTGGATTACTGTCACAGAGACAGGCAGTGTAAACATAGTTAAAAGGCCCTTCCATTGGATTGCGACTTAGGAGGGAACATTGaatctgaggaggaggaggtgggaagagaggaCCTTGTGTTAGTCTGGGGAGTTgtaaagggagagaaagataaGGGAAtctgaagaaagaggaggaggaggaggaggaggacaacaTCCTTCGTGCACAAAGAACAGGTACAGATATAGACCAGAGGCACCGTGGAGTCCAATTTTGTAGTATCATTTTGGGAACTAAAGTCTATGTGAGAAGATTTCCTGTCAACATGTCTTCAAATTCCTGCTATAGCGCTACCATGGGGCTTGGCTCTGATGGGAAGAGTTAGTGAATTGACAAGACAAGGAGACCACATTCTGGGGCAGCCTTCATCTGGGGAGCAGATTTACTTTGGTTCCCTGGCTAGGGCTTTCAGGAACCTGTCTGTGACCACAGCTTGGCTTTTGCGTAGGGAGGCCAAAACCAGGACTTGTTGCCAGAATCGTGCTTTGATGACTGAAGTGACAGCTCTCAGTCTCTCTTTCCTCAGCTGTGAGAGGGAAACCGTTACCTCCTACCAAACTGTTGGTTAGATTAACAAGCAAAATCTCGaaggtaaattttctttttccttttttaatttgagagggCTTTACAATTTGAGATATGTAAGCTTCAGCAGCATCAGGAAGCTTTTGTCTGATTAGTGTCCAGCAAGGGGGTGTTATCCTGGGGTGTATAGACCCTCAGGGGTCTGTAGATAGAATTCACTGAGTCTGTGAACTCGGATGGAAAGAAATTGTATCTTTATTAACCCGTCACTAAAATTAAGTGTTCTGTTACGTCATCAACAATCCTCAGTGGCATTAGCCATAAGCGTGATTTTTATCATGGAGAGAAACGTAGATATGTTTGCATCACTTATAGGTTTATATAACTCAGAATATTGCCTGTTCTGATCGCTACCTTGAACCCAGGGACATTATCATGAGGTTGCATGGTCATGGCCAGGGCCGTCTGCCCATCTCCTGAGGCTTGCCCAGCTAACTGGCAACCGTGCACCGAATAGCCTGTCAGCTACAAACGGTGTATTCAAGCATTCTCACCGTTAGAATTTTACTTTGGAGATCCTGGCGTTTCTTTCAAGAAACCTACCGTTGCCTGGTTTCCCTTTTTATTGGCATTTACAACAGTTTATTCCAATGGATTAGAATTTTCAGCACTTAaatactcaaaacaaaaaaatccaaatccgTTGGAATCCACTTGTCAAAACCCAGTACACAGTAGAAGCTACTTATTCAAGGTGAGCAACAAGAGCAACAAGAGCCATTACATAgacaatctttataaaataaaatttaacttgtttacattttaaatatattgcctTTTTAGCTAATATACTGATAAAGAATGTAAATAGTACCAACTTAaaagttatttgtttgtttgtttgtttatttatttatttatttatttatttatttatttatttatttatttatttatttatttattaagctccaacacagggcttgaactcaggaccctgatatcaagactttaggtgagatcaagagttagacacttagtGAAATGAACAACCAAGACACCCctcaaaagtttgtttttaataatccGATCACTGTGTTTCATGATGGTAGTTTCCCTGTATAATCCAATGCATTTCAGGCAcacatttaaaagcaattttctGATATGTTCCCTAGACTTCACGAGACCAGCAAAATGCTCTACACCACAAATGTTTAAGTACTGTGGTTTGCCGTAAATTCTCttcaaccttaaaaaattatacaatgtgggcagcccggatggctcagcagtttagcgccgctttctgcccagggcatgatcctggagacccaggatcgagtcccatgtcaggctccctgcgtgaagcctgcttctccctctgcctgtgtctcggcctctctctctctctgtgcctctcattaatgaataaataaaaaatcttaaaaaaaagattatacaatCTTTATAATCCAATACACGATTGAGagtataatctattttaaatttgtgatCCTAATACCTCACTTGATCAAAACTTTGCTTGTAAAAacacaattgtttaaaaaatgagggTTCGGTACTAGAATCTTCACACATAGAAGAATTATGTTttcttagcatttaaaaatatgaagatgtttttatagacagattttttttatattggaagctacaaataaatattgattaatcACAagcacacctggatggctcacttagttaagtggctgcctttggctcaggtcataagaGCCCCACTGGCtgcctgctcagccaggagtctgtttctccctgccaccctcctcctttcacttgctctctttctttcagataaataggtaaaatcttttttaaaaaagtctaaaaaattgGTTGACCAGACTAACAAAATTTCCCATAAATTCTAATTTGcgatatcatttattttatgagattCCTTGTACCTGGGTAAGTTTTTAAAGATTGCCTTTTTATTGTAATTAGCATTGTTCTTAAAATATAGTCCTATTAGCCACAGCAGCACAGAATTATTTTATGTGGGATGTTGTtgattaaacacatttttttttttatactcatCACTTTCTCAGAGGTAGAAACAGACTTTTATTATCATCACCAGAAACTACCATGATCACAGGACTTTTATGCACACATTCTCATTCCTTTTGTCACCTGTGGTtatgataaataaacaaaattgaaagattATGATGTGGCTCCCTTCCACCTCCAATCAACATACAAGGTGCAAATTCTTGAGGTGTAAACAGACAAATCTGACAAAGCAGCTATGCTGTTCTTTACTCAGTGACCAGAGTCTTTCTCTTACAGGTATGGGGCCATGTCTAGGACATATTCTAATGAATAGCAATCCTCATGctcctaattttgtttttgatttaatCATCATACTTAAATCTAATTTGAGTTAGGAAACTCCTGTAGGGAAACACTCGTGCTGCCTGAGAGAGTGCTATTCTAGAAAGAGGCAAGGGGAGACATCTGGGTCTTGGCCCTAGAACAGTGCCAGCTAACAAGGggcaaattgtgtgtgtgtgtgtgtgtgtgtgtgtgtgtgtgtgtgtgtgtgtgacaacaCATGAGAAGGCTGctggcagggaggagaaggacaCACTCTTCCCTGGGGAAGAGTCTCCATGGACTAAACCGGCACAGGTCCCTTCTCCTCATGGCCCAGACAGCCAGACAGGAGCGATAGTGCACAGGCAAGTCTCAACACACATTTCCATTTGAGAACCTCTGATCTAGTAAAAGGATTGGACCTCCCTCCCACAACTGCTGAATTAGAGAAAGTGGTGAGGAGAGTGTGGGCTCCTTGTTGAGAGGAGGCTGGAACAAGGATGAACCTGTGATGATAGAGCAGAAGAGCAAAGAGAGGGGTGATAAACACAGCCTCTGCTCAGAGCTTACTCTAGAGGAGGCAGTCGTATCCCATGTGTTCTCGGCACCATACCTCTTCTGCCCACCTGCCTCAAACCACTGGATGAGGGTGCAGGTTTTTTTGTCAGAACCTCCTATCCCACCCTTCATCTCGAACAATCATGCCCAGGACTTGGAGGAATTCttacctctcctcccccagcccttatgccttttcctctcttctccctcttagCTGGACTTTTCTCACtactcattccttctttccttctcatccttcctATACCTCTCTGGACCAGGCTCTCGTCTGTAAAACAAGAATAGTAATCTGCCCCAAGATCTGATGATTGTTCTGAGGCTCGAGTAGCATAACATGTGTGAGAATTGGGAGCATAAGGATTGTTATTCATCCTATTATTAAGTATAATATGCAACATTAAACTGAGAGATTAGTCTAATTGTATTCATAACTAAGGAGTCAGATTTTTCTTGAGTTCACTTCCCCAGGCCTCTACTTACCACCATACATTCTCTCAATTCTGTTTGAACTCTAACTGTCACAGAGATTTCTTCATTTGGTGCTGCTTTTCTGGGCATCTGCACTTCCATTGATAACACTTTTCGGCTGGTTATGGGAAGAAAGAAGCAGGACAGAGATCAAAGGTCTGCCCACAAGAGATCGGGGCACaatgagcagagcagagggaacagGGAAGGTGCAAGGGGAAGGGAATGATGAGATCTGAATCATTTGCTGAGCATCATAACCCCTGGGAATCTTTGGTTCTTGTTTGGTTCGATTATTTTCTAcagactttgttttgtttaatcaactttgatgctttatttatttatttatatttaaattcaatttgccaacatataacacccagtgctcatctcatatGCCCTCTTTAGTGCCCATTGAGCATCGtcattttttccaaacaaaatccTGCAGGTTCTATTGATTGTCCACTAAATGGGAGGGTTCAAGTCATCATTAGTACAATATTCCGTAACAACAGAATCCTATTAAACTATAAACATCTTAATGCACTGGAGGAATTTTGAGTCATCCTTGAGCTCTTCCTTCTTTGGTTCCTGGTGGGGCCTAAGAATTTGTATTCCTGTATGTCTGCAGTGAATTTGGACACATGACCGTATTTGGGAGCTTTAGATGCCACCCTACTTTCAAGGCACATAACACAATCTGatgggaaaaggaaatggaggcagagagaagtcaAAGATTCTTCTGTCATGGAGAACTGGTTTCAGGACCAGGAAAGTTACTTTCTGTCTCCCGGAAACTCCTGGCTGAGCTCCTTTGGTGTTGGGTGGGACAAGAGGGAATTCAGGTTTTTGGCTGCAATGCCTTATGGTCTCATTTTCCTAGAATAAAACATCTCTGATTTTGGAGATACTTCATTGCTTGTGCCAGTTACTCTGGTGCTCAGTGCACAGGAAAGGCGTGTGAAAATTCCTGTCATTTGTAAATGAATTTAGGATTCATAAGATGATCCACTTAGCTAGAATGAGTGATTGGATCAGCTTGCCCAGAAATGAGAAGCTTCCCGAAATGAGGGCCTTTCAGTGCTAACACCAAGAAATTCCTGGGCAAACAGGGATGGCTGATCACCCTAATTAGCACAGCTTATTTCGACAACTGCTGCCCCCTCAGGGCTACACGGGGTGACATTTACCTCTGAACCTGTCCCTACTCAAGGTTTTTTAGGACGCTGCCTGCACTACACCGACTTGTCAAAAACTCTGAATGGTTTACTCCAGGACAGGGTATCTAGTTGTGTCACAGAGGGTACCATCAGAATCACAATCCAAAAACCCAGCATTTAAGACCATACTTCTATAGAGAAAACCCTCTAGAATTTCTAAGTGTCCTTGCTTCCCCCAGACCCTGGCTCCATTTCCGACTTCATTTTGCCTAGTTTTCCTGCTTGCTTCAAATATGTACCTTCAATGATTTGGCTTCTGAAATTGTGCTCCTGGGTCCTAGTGTGGGTAGTGGGGTGAGTGTGTACTTGCTTTTGTCTCTGGGCTTCAGAATAGGACAGAATGTCTAAGCTGCTGGGCTAGCTCAACCTTGGACTATGGTATCAAGGCTCAGTGATCAGGGCCTCTGATCCTTTAGTGAGTCCTGCCAAAACTGCTCAAAGCTATCATTGGAACTCATAGACCTGCTAAACCTTCTGTTCTAGGAGGCAAGGTATGAGAATGTAAAGTTCACTGAGCATAAATCTAATAAAGGTAAAGACTATGGACAGGATGTGGACCAGAGCCATAGAGCAAGACTGATTGTTAACTACAGGCTTTATGCACGCTGGGAGCCATGTTTCCCTGGACAACCTAAAAGCACCAAGTGAATATAGGAGGGAAGTTACTAGAGCTTCCTAAGAGGAGAGAAGTGGGACTTGACATGGGATTTATGAGATTCCCTAAGACTAAGTTTCAGGGACATCAGGAAGGGATAAACAGATTTCCAGGCTAGGTTAGGAGCCCTCCCTGAAGGGATTTttgtgagggagagaaaggctTGGCTCACGTGTCTTCCTCAGCTTTGTTGGTCCTGAACTGCAGACAGAAAGCCAGGAGCAGAATGGCAGGGCCGGCTCTGAACAGGAGCTGGAGAAGGTGCATGTTGGAGGAGACAGGATGTGATGTCCTAGAGAAGTACTGGCCCCGGTGCCCAGCATACTCCTTATATGCAGATCGAGGAAGTGGGAGAGTTGCCAAGAGGATCCATGTGGTCAGTTACCCAATTATCCTTCCCACCCATGCCCTTTCCTTGTTGAGCTAAAGTTTGTTTTTCTATGGAAAAAGTCAACATTCAGCTATTGTTACAGATTGGGAGAGGAGTTAGATTATCCCTCCTTCCTATTTACTTAGTATACTTAGCATgtatgtggacattgctgctataaatattggggtccaggtgttccggcgtttcactgcatatgtatctttggggtaaatccctagcagtgcaattgctgggtcgtagggcagatctatttttaactctctgcagaaactccacacacttttccagagtggctgcaccagttcacattcccaccaacagtgtaagagggttccccttgctccacatcctctccaacatttgttgtttcctgccttgtgaattatccccattctcactggtgtgaggtggtatctcattgtggtgttgatttttatttccctgatggccagggatgcagagcattttctcattgcttgttggccatgtctatgtcttcctctgtgacatctctgttcatgt
This genomic window contains:
- the PIP gene encoding prolactin-inducible protein homolog, producing MHLLQLLFRAGPAILLLAFCLQFRTNKAEEDTRKVLSMEVQMPRKAAPNEEISVTVRVQTELRECMVIQCSLLSRNPMEGPFNYVYTACLCDSNPRTFYWDFRVNKTMSIIALTHIIDKEDICPFKAVVPNGPKYFYMVKNITVS